Proteins encoded within one genomic window of Prauserella marina:
- a CDS encoding potassium channel family protein, with translation MASTPPARGGYPSRWFLLLAIARPVLTVAVLVVGYYLLPSEARSGAVNVLLLVAELAVVVLLLGVQVRLILRSRHPTMQGVQALALIIALFLLAFAHGYYLLAMNARGSFSADLSKTDAVYFAMTVFATVGFGDIVPASQEARVVVTFQMVGNLLILGLVLKVIVSAVDRVRQREH, from the coding sequence ATGGCGTCCACGCCACCAGCGAGGGGCGGGTACCCGAGCCGGTGGTTTCTGCTGCTGGCGATCGCGAGGCCGGTGCTCACCGTCGCCGTACTCGTGGTGGGTTACTACCTGCTTCCCTCCGAGGCCCGGTCCGGTGCCGTCAACGTGCTGCTGCTCGTCGCGGAGCTGGCAGTGGTCGTGCTGCTGCTCGGAGTTCAGGTGCGGCTCATCCTGCGATCGAGGCACCCCACGATGCAGGGTGTCCAGGCACTGGCGTTGATCATCGCGCTCTTCCTGCTCGCCTTCGCCCACGGCTACTACCTGCTCGCGATGAACGCGCGCGGCAGCTTCTCGGCCGATCTCTCGAAGACTGACGCGGTGTACTTCGCGATGACCGTGTTCGCCACCGTCGGGTTCGGCGACATCGTCCCCGCGAGCCAGGAAGCACGTGTCGTCGTCACTTTCCAGATGGTCGGCAACCTGCTGATCCTCGGGCTCGTGCTGAAAGTGATCGTCTCCGCCGTCGACAGGGTCAGACAGCGGGAGCACTGA
- a CDS encoding DUF2867 domain-containing protein — MRIRNIHARVVDADADDIAPLLATMGQPGDLLYPPLWEPMRLDGPVAVGASGTHGTISAYEPGRLIEFTFPDGIGVTGTHTFTVTTLDRERSLVRHEVDAEAGPTAWLAWKLLIEPSHDAVLEQVLDRLQAAVSTALAAPATTLSGYARLLRWFERPRARAVEPSRTGLISDALPEADDSDMFVIERRRETPADPDAWARAIFTDPPPWAGALMTARQHLPWIDRGEPGTFAVIERNENEVLLGADAGHLDFRTAVRCEPDRVVLSGAVRLHNRRGRAYYALVRRIHPLIVRALLTRAARRLARESARSGAARAAA; from the coding sequence ATGAGAATCCGCAATATCCACGCCAGAGTCGTCGACGCGGACGCCGACGACATCGCCCCCCTGCTGGCCACGATGGGACAGCCCGGCGACCTGCTCTACCCACCGCTGTGGGAGCCGATGCGGCTGGACGGACCGGTCGCGGTCGGTGCGAGCGGCACTCACGGCACGATCAGCGCCTACGAGCCGGGCAGGCTGATCGAGTTCACCTTTCCCGACGGCATCGGCGTCACCGGCACGCACACCTTCACCGTGACCACGCTCGATCGGGAACGTTCGCTTGTCAGGCACGAGGTCGACGCGGAAGCCGGGCCGACCGCGTGGCTCGCCTGGAAGCTCCTGATCGAGCCGTCCCACGACGCCGTCCTGGAGCAGGTACTCGACCGGCTACAAGCCGCCGTGAGTACGGCGCTCGCGGCCCCGGCCACCACCCTCTCCGGCTACGCGCGACTGCTGCGCTGGTTCGAGCGACCGCGAGCACGCGCCGTCGAACCGTCGCGAACCGGCCTGATCTCCGACGCACTGCCCGAGGCCGACGACTCCGACATGTTCGTCATCGAGCGCCGCCGTGAGACGCCTGCCGACCCGGACGCATGGGCGCGGGCGATCTTCACCGACCCGCCGCCGTGGGCCGGTGCGCTGATGACCGCGCGACAGCACCTTCCCTGGATCGACCGGGGCGAGCCCGGTACCTTCGCCGTCATCGAGCGGAACGAGAACGAGGTACTGCTCGGCGCGGACGCCGGTCATCTGGATTTCCGCACCGCCGTGCGATGCGAGCCGGACCGGGTCGTGCTGAGCGGCGCCGTGCGACTGCACAACCGGCGCGGACGCGCCTACTACGCGCTCGTCCGCCGCATCCACCCGTTGATCGTGCGCGCGTTGCTCACCAGAGCCGCGCGCAGGCTGGCCCGCGAAAGCGCGCGGTCAGGCGCCGCCCGGGCTGCCGCGTAG
- a CDS encoding TetR/AcrR family transcriptional regulator, with the protein MPPRQRLSVADWVAAAFDALAEGGLAAIAIEPIAARLGATKGSFYWHFDSRNALITAALELWELRHTEDVIAEIDALSPGLPRLRALVVGAVESRDDQGARAELALQPTAGHPLVAPVLARVTRRRLGYLAAQFAELGFSREGAMRRAQLAYTGYLGLAQLAHATPGEVDLSSDYLDTMLEVLAGSAPR; encoded by the coding sequence GTGCCACCGAGACAACGTCTTTCCGTCGCCGACTGGGTGGCCGCGGCATTTGACGCACTCGCCGAAGGCGGGCTCGCGGCCATCGCCATCGAACCGATCGCGGCCCGGCTCGGTGCGACCAAGGGCAGTTTCTACTGGCACTTCGACAGCAGGAACGCGCTGATCACGGCCGCGCTCGAACTGTGGGAACTCCGCCACACCGAGGACGTCATCGCCGAGATCGACGCATTGTCGCCCGGTCTGCCTCGCCTGCGTGCCCTGGTCGTCGGGGCTGTGGAGAGCCGCGACGACCAGGGAGCGCGCGCGGAACTTGCGCTACAGCCGACCGCGGGCCACCCGCTCGTCGCGCCGGTACTGGCCAGGGTCACCCGGCGGCGTCTCGGCTACCTCGCCGCGCAGTTCGCCGAGCTGGGGTTCTCGCGGGAAGGGGCCATGCGCAGGGCCCAGCTCGCCTACACCGGGTATCTCGGGCTCGCGCAGCTGGCGCACGCGACTCCCGGCGAAGTCGATCTTTCCTCCGACTACCTGGACACGATGCTTGAGGTGCTCGCCGGTTCCGCTCCGCGATGA
- a CDS encoding phosphotransferase enzyme family protein: protein MPISPDPMAVCAAFGLPEHTGPLTPIAGSAEETWRLDTAAGSFLVKRPAAQPRRLPDLAIAISVENRAAAAGVPVPRQLRPVTGRGPLADLGDGHGLVRAYEWLEGGPPADGDDVSAWLGTVLAILHRPEPDGDGGGGGDGGGGEAEPSQDWYGVQPLAAWLELVERGETGGHDWAPSLRKRLTLIGELTDRVVAAFAACGDPVLTHRDLLPRNVLMAGTTGPVLIDWDTAGPDCATLEAAHALFVFCEGPDGLPRRDRLSKGLAAYHENGGILRPSPFPLARRLGLRLALLAERARVALGIQQAPEAARAAAAARVARDADALPASSDRLLSLSPLFTSGH, encoded by the coding sequence GTGCCGATCTCCCCCGATCCGATGGCGGTGTGCGCGGCGTTCGGCCTTCCTGAGCACACCGGCCCGCTGACACCGATCGCCGGCAGCGCGGAGGAAACCTGGCGGCTGGACACCGCCGCTGGTTCTTTTCTCGTCAAAAGACCGGCCGCGCAACCACGGCGGCTTCCGGATCTCGCCATCGCCATCTCCGTCGAGAACAGGGCCGCGGCAGCGGGAGTTCCCGTGCCCCGGCAATTGCGGCCGGTGACCGGCCGAGGACCGCTCGCCGACCTCGGCGACGGGCACGGACTCGTCAGGGCCTACGAATGGCTCGAAGGCGGGCCGCCCGCCGATGGTGACGACGTCTCGGCGTGGCTGGGGACCGTGCTCGCGATCCTGCACCGGCCAGAGCCCGACGGCGACGGCGGCGGCGGCGGCGACGGCGGCGGCGGCGAGGCCGAGCCAAGCCAGGACTGGTACGGCGTCCAGCCTCTCGCCGCCTGGCTGGAACTGGTGGAGCGGGGCGAGACCGGAGGCCACGATTGGGCGCCGTCGCTGCGGAAGCGGCTCACCTTGATCGGCGAGCTCACCGACCGGGTCGTGGCCGCCTTCGCCGCGTGCGGCGACCCCGTGCTGACCCATCGGGATCTGCTGCCCCGCAACGTGCTGATGGCGGGGACGACAGGCCCCGTGCTCATCGACTGGGACACCGCGGGACCCGACTGCGCGACGCTCGAAGCCGCGCACGCGCTGTTCGTGTTCTGCGAGGGCCCCGACGGGCTCCCCCGCCGCGACCGGCTTTCCAAGGGACTGGCGGCCTACCACGAAAACGGAGGCATCCTGCGACCCAGCCCGTTCCCGCTCGCGAGGCGACTGGGCCTCCGGCTCGCGCTGCTGGCCGAACGCGCCCGCGTCGCGCTCGGCATACAGCAGGCACCCGAGGCGGCCAGGGCAGCGGCGGCGGCGAGAGTCGCCCGCGATGCCGATGCACTGCCCGCGTCGAGCGATCGGCTGCTCAGCCTGAGCCCCTTGTTCACCTCAGGACACTGA
- a CDS encoding DUF5313 family protein has product MASERGRPNPARWVWYALGGRLPAAHRAWVLHDLTTRTWLWRHACRSTVMLAPLCSVWLLLPGPLGLRLPLVLMAALVGYFYSFAYAEEGAENRLAKHGYAYGTGRRTRAEARNARHRSAHERYLARYRSG; this is encoded by the coding sequence ATGGCAAGCGAGCGAGGACGGCCCAACCCCGCCAGGTGGGTCTGGTACGCACTGGGTGGGCGGCTGCCCGCCGCTCACCGTGCCTGGGTGCTGCACGACCTCACCACCCGCACCTGGCTGTGGCGGCACGCGTGCCGCTCCACCGTCATGCTGGCCCCGCTGTGCTCGGTCTGGCTGCTGCTGCCCGGCCCGCTGGGCCTGCGGCTTCCGCTCGTGCTGATGGCCGCCCTCGTCGGCTACTTCTACTCCTTCGCCTACGCCGAGGAGGGCGCGGAGAACCGGCTCGCCAAACACGGCTACGCCTACGGCACCGGCCGGCGGACCCGCGCCGAGGCGCGGAACGCCCGGCACCGATCGGCGCACGAGCGCTATCTCGCCCGTTACCGGTCCGGCTGA
- a CDS encoding MarR family winged helix-turn-helix transcriptional regulator codes for MRIDLGEDPLALDRQVCFALSVASRSVIAIYRPLLKPYGLTHPQYLVLLALWDSAPRTVRDLSDVLRAEPATLSPLLKRLETLGYVSRGRGRGDERTLTVDLTEKGKALRAEAEKIPYRVVETLGMEVSELERLHAVLGKVIAATDRAGARS; via the coding sequence ATGCGGATCGACCTGGGTGAGGACCCGCTGGCGCTGGACCGGCAGGTGTGTTTCGCGCTGTCCGTCGCCTCGCGCAGCGTGATCGCGATCTACCGGCCCCTGCTCAAGCCGTACGGGCTGACGCATCCGCAGTACCTCGTCCTGCTCGCGCTGTGGGACTCCGCGCCGCGCACGGTGAGAGACCTTTCCGACGTGCTGCGTGCCGAGCCCGCGACGCTCTCTCCGTTGCTCAAGCGGCTGGAGACACTCGGCTACGTGAGCAGGGGCAGGGGCAGGGGCGACGAGCGCACGCTCACCGTCGACCTGACCGAGAAGGGAAAGGCACTGCGCGCCGAGGCGGAGAAGATCCCCTACCGCGTGGTGGAGACGCTGGGCATGGAAGTGTCCGAACTGGAGCGACTGCACGCGGTGCTCGGCAAGGTCATCGCGGCCACCGACAGGGCGGGCGCGCGAAGCTGA
- a CDS encoding trimeric intracellular cation channel family protein: MSTVVTAFAMSESAPTGIDVATRYLDLAGVLACALLGGAVARAERLDLFGFIVVGIVSGLGGGVIRDVLLQHGTPVALTDYAYLPTALAGALIAFVISTSQETWDRLFTVLDAAVIGFWSVTGAQKTLAAGLSWLPAILLGTVTAVGGGATRDVLLGRVPAVFGGNALYATVAAATATVMVVCSYLGVPVAGIVGGILFALVFRLVAVRRGWSLPNGRDWQPQSRLAAIMRGGARTARRGLPSASWQRYRRWRYRKRGEEQ; this comes from the coding sequence ATGTCCACGGTCGTCACGGCCTTCGCGATGTCGGAGAGCGCGCCGACCGGCATCGACGTCGCCACCCGCTACCTCGACCTCGCGGGAGTTCTCGCGTGCGCGCTGCTCGGTGGCGCCGTCGCCCGCGCCGAGCGGCTGGACCTGTTCGGCTTCATCGTCGTCGGCATCGTTTCCGGGCTCGGCGGCGGTGTCATCAGGGACGTGCTGCTGCAACACGGCACCCCTGTCGCGCTCACCGACTACGCCTACCTGCCGACCGCGCTGGCCGGTGCGCTCATCGCGTTCGTGATCAGTACGAGCCAGGAGACCTGGGACCGGCTGTTCACCGTGCTGGATGCCGCCGTCATCGGATTCTGGTCGGTGACAGGGGCACAGAAGACCCTGGCGGCCGGATTGAGCTGGCTGCCCGCGATCCTGCTCGGAACCGTCACCGCCGTGGGCGGCGGTGCGACGAGGGACGTGTTGCTCGGCAGGGTTCCCGCCGTCTTCGGAGGCAACGCCCTCTACGCCACGGTCGCCGCCGCGACGGCGACGGTCATGGTGGTCTGCTCCTATCTCGGAGTCCCCGTCGCGGGCATCGTCGGGGGAATCCTGTTCGCGCTCGTGTTCCGGCTCGTCGCGGTGAGGCGCGGGTGGAGCCTGCCCAACGGGAGGGACTGGCAGCCGCAGTCGCGGCTCGCCGCGATCATGCGCGGTGGCGCGCGCACCGCGCGGCGCGGCCTGCCGTCGGCCTCCTGGCAGCGTTACCGCCGATGGCGCTACCGCAAACGCGGCGAGGAGCAGTGA
- a CDS encoding RtcB family protein translates to MHTAVDGARVPIRMWADPASVEDEAMRQLHNVANLPWVHGLAVMPDVHYGKGATVGSVIAMSQAVSPAAVGVDIGCGMSAVRTSLTASDLPDDLGGLRRRIESAVPVGFAAHRDPVDPARVPGTGGWAPFWDRFADLHSAVQPMRERARNQIGSLGGGNHFIEVCLEQGGTDEGRVWLMLHSGSRGIGNELAKRHIDIARKLPHNAGLVDRDLAVFVAGTPEMAAYRRDLFWAQEYAARNRATMLALVQRALADTVAGTRFDPPIGCHHNYVAEERHEGVDVLVTRKGAIRAGRGELGIIPGSMGTGSYIVRGLGNESSFLSASHGAGRRMSRTRARKTFTAHDLAEQTEGVECRKDTGVVDEIPAAYKDIDSVIAAQTDLVEVVASLKQVVCVKG, encoded by the coding sequence ATGCACACGGCTGTGGACGGCGCCAGGGTGCCGATCCGGATGTGGGCCGACCCCGCCTCGGTCGAGGACGAGGCGATGCGCCAGTTGCACAACGTCGCGAACCTGCCGTGGGTGCACGGGCTTGCCGTGATGCCGGACGTCCACTATGGAAAGGGCGCGACGGTAGGCAGCGTCATCGCCATGAGCCAGGCCGTGTCGCCGGCCGCGGTGGGCGTGGACATCGGCTGTGGCATGAGCGCGGTGCGGACGTCGTTGACGGCGAGTGACCTTCCCGACGACCTCGGCGGTTTGCGCCGTCGCATCGAGTCGGCGGTTCCGGTGGGCTTCGCGGCGCACCGCGACCCGGTCGATCCGGCCAGGGTGCCCGGAACCGGGGGCTGGGCGCCGTTCTGGGACCGATTCGCGGACCTGCACTCCGCTGTTCAGCCGATGCGCGAGCGGGCAAGGAACCAGATCGGCAGTCTCGGCGGCGGCAACCATTTCATCGAGGTGTGCCTCGAACAGGGCGGCACCGACGAGGGCAGGGTGTGGCTCATGCTGCATTCCGGTTCGCGGGGCATCGGCAACGAGCTGGCCAAACGGCACATCGACATCGCGAGGAAACTGCCGCACAACGCCGGTCTCGTCGACCGCGATCTCGCCGTTTTCGTCGCGGGCACCCCGGAGATGGCCGCCTACCGCAGGGACCTGTTCTGGGCGCAGGAATACGCCGCGCGCAACAGGGCAACGATGCTCGCGCTCGTCCAGCGCGCGCTGGCGGACACGGTCGCGGGTACCCGGTTCGACCCGCCGATCGGCTGTCACCACAACTACGTGGCCGAGGAGCGGCACGAGGGCGTCGACGTGCTGGTGACCCGCAAGGGCGCGATCAGGGCCGGGCGCGGTGAACTCGGGATCATTCCCGGCAGTATGGGAACGGGCTCCTACATCGTGCGCGGGCTCGGCAACGAGAGTTCGTTCCTTTCCGCCTCGCACGGAGCGGGAAGGCGGATGTCGCGGACGAGGGCACGCAAGACCTTCACCGCGCACGACCTCGCCGAGCAGACCGAGGGGGTCGAGTGCAGGAAGGACACCGGAGTCGTCGACGAGATTCCGGCGGCCTACAAGGACATCGATTCGGTGATCGCGGCGCAGACCGACCTGGTCGAGGTCGTCGCCTCGCTCAAACAGGTGGTGTGTGTGAAGGGCTGA
- a CDS encoding FMN-dependent NADH-azoreductase: MPTLLRLDSSADLRSSTSRTLTGVFAETWQARGPGHPVVERDLHRSPLPHLPDAALHYAPRLRAEGENPVADAERVQEELLAELSAVDAVVIGAPMYNWSLPSTLKAWLDYVHVLGTSVPFDTDDQPFAGLPVVVVASRGQAYSEATENAGDDNAVPPLVRVLATSMGMAVTVVTAELTLAERIPAMAPLAGKARASLDAATERVRELAATLGGS; this comes from the coding sequence GTGCCGACGTTGCTGCGCCTGGACTCTTCCGCCGATCTCCGCTCGTCGACCTCGCGCACGCTCACCGGCGTGTTCGCCGAGACGTGGCAGGCGAGGGGCCCTGGCCACCCCGTCGTCGAGCGGGACCTGCACCGCTCACCACTGCCGCACCTGCCGGACGCGGCGCTGCACTACGCGCCGCGCTTGCGGGCCGAAGGCGAGAATCCCGTTGCCGACGCCGAGCGGGTGCAGGAGGAGTTGCTCGCCGAACTGTCCGCGGTGGACGCCGTGGTGATCGGCGCCCCGATGTACAACTGGTCGCTGCCATCCACGTTGAAGGCGTGGCTCGACTACGTGCACGTACTCGGCACGAGCGTGCCGTTCGACACCGACGACCAGCCGTTCGCGGGCCTGCCGGTGGTCGTGGTGGCCAGCAGGGGGCAGGCATACAGCGAGGCGACCGAGAACGCGGGCGACGACAACGCCGTACCGCCACTGGTGCGGGTGCTGGCAACCTCGATGGGCATGGCCGTCACGGTGGTCACCGCCGAGTTGACGCTCGCCGAGCGCATCCCGGCCATGGCCCCGCTGGCTGGCAAGGCGCGGGCGAGTCTCGACGCGGCGACCGAACGGGTGCGGGAACTCGCTGCGACCCTCGGCGGGAGCTGA